In the genome of Streptomyces sp. NBC_00190, one region contains:
- a CDS encoding long-chain-fatty-acid--CoA ligase translates to MTNLATFLVDSAAAQGDRIAVRQDDSTLTYAQLDDASARVAALLRDRGVRPGDRIALTMPNVPLFPVVYYGILRAGGVVVPVNPLLKAREVAFTLRDCGARIALVFPLFADEVTKAAAETGTACLVTGPADFDDMLRAHEPMSGVVDRADGDPALILYTSGTTGTPKGAELSHRNLATNTATAAETLFRVGPDDVLFGGLPLFHAFGQTCALNTAVAAGATLTLLPRFEPRRALEIMARDGVTVFLGVPTMYAALLHAELPAGFDATALRLAVSGGASLPVEVLHGFERRFGVTVLEGYGLSETSPVAAFNHPDRPRKPGSIGQPVRGVEMKLVAEGGGAVPGGEVGEIAIRGENLMTGYWNRPEATADAVRDGWFHSGDLARVDEDGFYFIVDRKKDLIIRGGYNVYPREVEEVLYEHPAVAEAAVVGVPHSFHGEEIAAVVALLPGAHATAAEIRDFVKDRVAAYKYPRIVTFTAELPKGPTGKILKREIVITGR, encoded by the coding sequence ATGACCAACCTCGCCACGTTCCTGGTGGACTCCGCCGCGGCCCAGGGCGATCGCATCGCCGTCCGCCAGGACGACAGCACGCTCACCTACGCCCAGTTGGACGACGCGAGCGCCAGAGTCGCCGCCCTCCTGCGCGACCGCGGCGTCCGGCCCGGCGACCGCATCGCGCTGACCATGCCCAACGTGCCGCTGTTCCCGGTCGTCTACTACGGCATCCTGCGGGCCGGCGGCGTGGTCGTGCCGGTGAACCCGCTCCTCAAGGCCCGTGAGGTGGCCTTCACCCTGCGTGACTGCGGGGCGCGGATCGCGCTGGTGTTCCCCCTGTTCGCGGACGAGGTCACGAAGGCCGCCGCCGAGACCGGAACCGCATGCCTGGTGACCGGCCCCGCGGACTTCGACGACATGCTGCGCGCCCACGAACCGATGTCCGGCGTCGTCGACCGTGCCGACGGCGACCCGGCCCTCATCCTCTACACCTCGGGCACGACAGGGACGCCGAAGGGGGCCGAACTGTCCCACCGCAACCTGGCCACCAACACCGCCACCGCGGCAGAGACGCTGTTTCGGGTCGGCCCCGACGACGTGCTCTTCGGCGGCCTGCCCCTCTTCCACGCCTTCGGCCAGACCTGCGCGCTCAACACGGCCGTCGCCGCCGGCGCCACACTGACCCTGCTGCCGCGGTTCGAGCCGAGGCGCGCCCTGGAGATCATGGCCCGCGACGGGGTCACCGTGTTCCTCGGCGTGCCGACGATGTACGCGGCGCTGCTCCACGCCGAGCTCCCCGCAGGCTTCGACGCCACGGCGCTGCGCCTGGCCGTCTCGGGCGGCGCCTCGCTTCCGGTCGAGGTGCTGCACGGCTTCGAGCGGCGCTTCGGTGTCACCGTCCTGGAGGGATACGGACTCTCCGAGACCTCACCGGTCGCCGCCTTCAACCACCCCGACCGTCCGCGCAAGCCGGGCTCGATCGGGCAGCCCGTCCGTGGAGTCGAGATGAAGCTCGTCGCCGAGGGCGGGGGCGCGGTGCCCGGGGGAGAGGTCGGCGAGATCGCGATCCGCGGCGAGAACCTTATGACCGGCTACTGGAACCGTCCCGAGGCCACGGCGGATGCGGTCCGCGACGGCTGGTTCCACAGCGGTGATCTGGCCCGTGTCGACGAGGACGGCTTCTACTTCATCGTCGACCGCAAGAAGGACCTGATCATCCGCGGTGGCTACAACGTATATCCGCGCGAGGTCGAGGAGGTGCTGTACGAGCACCCGGCCGTCGCCGAAGCCGCCGTCGTCGGCGTGCCGCACTCGTTCCACGGCGAGGAGATCGCAGCGGTGGTCGCGCTCCTGCCCGGTGCCCATGCCACGGCCGCGGAGATCCGGGACTTCGTCAAGGACCGGGTGGCGGCGTACAAGTACCCCCGGATCGTCACCTTCACGGCCGAGCTCCCCAAGGGCCCCACGGGCAAGATCCTCAAGCGCGAGATCGTCATCACCGGTCGGTGA
- a CDS encoding AraC family transcriptional regulator, whose protein sequence is MRPLVRTAALSGYVELCRSLGIDPQPLMRRVGLDTAALAVQDRWISGAAAVQVLELSAAASCHEDFGVLMAEFRRFSNLGPISLVVREEPDVRSALGLLIRHQHMYNEVLDTRLSEGDGLATLKVGLRLGEAMGTRQATELAIAAYHRILRDFLHTRWQPLSVWFRHPAPADASTHRRAFGPVVEFDREFDGIVFYADDLDAPNAMADPLLREYAHQYFEAITVPRDTTAADRVRELIEVLLPTGRCSIEQVARSLGVDRRTVHRHLASSGETFSSLLGATRRHLAEQFVANPRRSLTEISDLLGFSSLSGFSRWFHEQFGCSPRAWRIARSRHQLPGQD, encoded by the coding sequence ATGAGGCCCCTGGTCCGCACCGCAGCCCTCAGCGGCTACGTCGAGCTGTGCCGCTCGCTCGGTATCGACCCTCAGCCGCTGATGAGGCGCGTGGGCCTGGACACCGCCGCCCTCGCGGTCCAGGACCGGTGGATCTCCGGCGCTGCCGCGGTCCAGGTGCTGGAACTGTCGGCAGCCGCCTCGTGTCACGAGGACTTCGGAGTGCTCATGGCGGAGTTCCGGCGCTTCTCCAACCTCGGCCCCATCAGTCTGGTCGTCCGTGAGGAACCCGATGTACGGAGCGCGCTGGGGCTGTTGATCCGCCACCAGCACATGTACAACGAGGTCCTGGACACCCGCCTCTCCGAGGGGGACGGGCTGGCCACTTTGAAGGTCGGTCTGCGTCTCGGCGAAGCGATGGGCACCCGGCAGGCCACAGAGCTCGCCATCGCCGCCTATCACCGGATCCTGCGCGACTTCCTGCACACCCGGTGGCAGCCGCTCTCCGTATGGTTCAGGCACCCCGCACCGGCGGACGCCTCGACGCACCGGCGCGCGTTCGGCCCCGTCGTGGAGTTCGACCGCGAGTTCGACGGCATCGTCTTCTACGCCGACGATCTCGACGCGCCCAACGCGATGGCGGATCCGCTGCTGCGCGAGTACGCCCACCAGTACTTCGAGGCGATCACGGTGCCCAGGGACACCACCGCCGCGGACCGGGTGCGCGAGCTGATCGAGGTCCTGCTGCCGACGGGGCGCTGCTCGATCGAGCAGGTCGCCCGCAGCCTGGGCGTCGACCGGCGGACCGTGCACCGGCACCTGGCCTCCTCGGGGGAGACGTTCTCCTCGCTCCTGGGCGCCACCCGCAGGCACCTCGCGGAGCAGTTCGTCGCGAACCCACGGCGCTCACTCACGGAGATCTCCGACCTGCTGGGCTTCTCGTCGCTGAGCGGCTTCTCGCGCTGGTTCCACGAGCAGTTCGGGTGCAGCCCCAGGGCATGGCGCATCGCCAGGAGTCGGCACCAGCTCCCCGGCCAGGACTGA
- a CDS encoding 3-keto-5-aminohexanoate cleavage protein: MHFHDDSLFPENQENLVIQAAPYGPEWLPGDADDLPLTMDEHVQAAVDCHNAGATVLHIHVRELDGKGSKRMSMFNELLGRLRQAVPDMVLQIGGSISFAPEDEGSEAKWLSYDTRHLLADLDPAPDQVTIAINTSQMNIVEIMTGDDLEGTSIAKPEYYKAYRDMVVEAGPDFYLEHLERLRANGIQPHFQLATLAQLETVERLIRSGVHTGPLVLNYVAIGGGFAGRHPADLIEFVRRTPDGAVLTIESSMRAVAPMNAIGIALGVHVRVGNEDNLWRRKGERMTTVEQIEQMVQISEALGRDIATGAEAKRIYKLGEYYSGADETLARLGMVPNRRPGQRGSMLRVV, translated from the coding sequence GTGCATTTCCACGACGACTCACTTTTCCCGGAGAACCAGGAGAATCTGGTGATCCAGGCCGCTCCCTACGGGCCGGAGTGGCTGCCCGGGGACGCCGACGACCTCCCCCTGACGATGGACGAGCACGTACAGGCTGCCGTCGACTGCCACAACGCCGGAGCCACCGTGCTCCACATCCACGTACGAGAGCTCGACGGCAAGGGCTCCAAGCGGATGTCCATGTTCAACGAGCTGCTGGGCCGGCTGCGCCAGGCCGTGCCGGACATGGTCCTGCAGATCGGCGGATCGATCTCGTTCGCCCCGGAGGACGAGGGCAGCGAGGCGAAGTGGCTGAGCTACGACACCCGCCACCTGCTGGCCGACCTCGACCCCGCGCCGGACCAGGTGACTATCGCGATCAACACCAGCCAGATGAACATCGTCGAGATCATGACCGGCGACGACCTCGAAGGCACGTCGATCGCGAAGCCCGAGTACTACAAGGCCTACCGCGACATGGTCGTCGAGGCGGGCCCCGATTTCTACCTGGAGCACCTGGAGCGCCTGCGCGCGAACGGCATCCAGCCGCACTTCCAGCTCGCCACGCTGGCTCAGCTGGAAACCGTGGAGCGGCTCATCCGAAGCGGTGTCCACACCGGCCCGCTGGTCCTCAACTACGTGGCCATCGGCGGCGGTTTCGCAGGCCGGCACCCGGCAGACCTGATCGAGTTCGTCCGTCGCACCCCGGACGGGGCCGTCCTCACCATCGAGAGTTCCATGCGCGCCGTGGCGCCGATGAACGCCATCGGCATCGCGCTCGGTGTGCACGTGCGCGTGGGCAACGAGGACAACCTGTGGCGGCGCAAGGGCGAGCGCATGACCACCGTCGAGCAGATCGAGCAGATGGTGCAGATCTCCGAGGCGCTCGGCCGCGACATCGCGACCGGCGCCGAGGCCAAGAGGATCTACAAGCTCGGCGAGTACTACTCCGGGGCCGACGAGACGCTGGCCCGTCTCGGCATGGTGCCGAACCGCCGTCCTGGTCAGCGCGGCTCCATGTTGCGCGTCGTCTGA
- a CDS encoding quinone oxidoreductase family protein yields the protein MAHAIRFKETGGPDVLRWEEAVVGDPGPGEVRIRHEAVGLNFADTYFRSGLYPAPLPAGLGVEAAGVVQAVGEGVTHVTEGDRVTYTGSPLGAYSTERVMPAGSLIRLPDGIPFETAAAMTMRGLTSAYLLRRIHPLKAGDTILLTAAAGGVGLIVCQWAKLLGLTVIGTVSTEEKAELARAHGCDHVIRYRRENVAERVRELTDGAGVPVAFDSIGRTTYAASLASLRRRGLLVCFGTASGPVPPIDAMQLALSGSLFVTRPALADYIADPAERAALAGELFDHVASGRIAIEINQRYALDDAVRAHRELESGRTTGSSVFVL from the coding sequence ATGGCTCACGCCATTCGCTTCAAGGAGACCGGCGGTCCCGACGTCCTGCGCTGGGAAGAGGCCGTCGTCGGCGACCCCGGCCCGGGCGAGGTACGGATCCGGCACGAAGCCGTCGGACTCAACTTCGCCGACACCTACTTCCGCAGCGGGCTGTATCCCGCGCCGCTGCCCGCCGGACTGGGCGTCGAGGCCGCGGGGGTGGTCCAGGCGGTGGGCGAGGGCGTCACCCATGTCACCGAGGGCGACCGGGTCACGTACACCGGAAGCCCGCTCGGTGCCTACAGCACGGAACGGGTCATGCCCGCCGGCTCCCTGATCCGGCTGCCGGACGGCATCCCCTTCGAGACCGCCGCCGCGATGACCATGCGCGGCCTCACCTCCGCCTACCTGTTGCGCAGGATCCACCCGCTGAAGGCCGGGGACACGATCCTGCTGACCGCGGCGGCGGGCGGGGTCGGCCTGATCGTCTGCCAGTGGGCCAAGCTGCTCGGGCTGACCGTCATCGGCACCGTCTCCACCGAGGAGAAGGCCGAGCTCGCCCGCGCCCACGGCTGCGACCACGTCATCCGCTACCGGCGCGAGAACGTGGCCGAGCGGGTGCGCGAACTGACGGACGGCGCCGGCGTCCCGGTCGCCTTCGACAGCATCGGCAGGACCACCTACGCCGCCTCGCTGGCATCGCTCCGGCGTCGCGGACTGCTGGTCTGCTTCGGTACGGCGTCCGGGCCGGTCCCGCCCATCGACGCCATGCAACTGGCGCTCAGCGGCTCCCTGTTCGTCACCCGTCCCGCGCTCGCCGACTACATCGCCGACCCCGCGGAGCGGGCAGCGCTGGCGGGCGAGCTCTTCGACCACGTCGCCTCCGGACGCATCGCCATCGAGATCAACCAGCGCTACGCGCTCGACGACGCCGTCCGGGCCCACCGCGAGCTGGAGTCGGGACGGACCACGGGATCGTCCGTCTTCGTCCTCTGA
- a CDS encoding TauD/TfdA dioxygenase family protein encodes MEKTVASPEGAPAPVRAHSLGSIKVEPLTCTIGAELSGVNLGDASRDDDLFAEIRALLLQYKVLFLRDQDITRAEHVAFAERFGPLEDHPVAGSDPDNPGLVRIYKDLDSVPEHYENALHTDGTWRANPSMGAVLRCVESPPVGGDTIWVNMAEAHRRLPEHVKTQIQGLRARHSIEATFGAVMPQDKRHALGAQFPDAEHPVVRTHPETGEQILFVNAFTTHFVNYHTPENVRFGTDYAPGAGLLLNYLIGQAAVPEYQVRWRWTPNSVAIWDNRSTQHYAVQDYWPAVRKMERAGIVGDRPF; translated from the coding sequence ATGGAAAAGACTGTCGCCTCGCCGGAAGGCGCGCCCGCGCCGGTACGCGCCCACTCCCTCGGCTCGATCAAGGTCGAGCCGCTGACCTGCACCATCGGCGCCGAGCTCTCCGGCGTGAACCTCGGCGACGCCTCGCGCGACGACGACTTGTTCGCAGAGATCAGGGCCCTGCTCCTGCAGTACAAGGTGCTGTTCCTGCGGGATCAGGACATCACACGCGCCGAACACGTCGCCTTCGCCGAGCGCTTCGGCCCGCTGGAGGACCACCCGGTGGCCGGCAGCGACCCGGACAACCCCGGCCTGGTACGGATCTACAAGGATCTGGACAGCGTGCCGGAGCACTACGAGAACGCGCTGCACACCGACGGCACCTGGCGTGCGAACCCGTCCATGGGCGCCGTGCTGCGCTGCGTCGAGTCACCTCCGGTGGGCGGCGACACCATCTGGGTCAACATGGCCGAGGCCCACCGCCGGCTGCCGGAGCACGTCAAGACACAGATCCAGGGGCTGCGGGCCCGGCACAGCATCGAGGCCACCTTCGGCGCCGTCATGCCGCAGGACAAACGTCACGCGCTCGGGGCGCAGTTCCCCGACGCGGAGCACCCGGTGGTGCGCACCCACCCCGAGACCGGCGAACAGATCCTCTTCGTCAACGCCTTCACCACGCACTTCGTCAACTACCACACCCCCGAGAACGTGCGCTTCGGGACGGACTACGCCCCCGGCGCGGGCCTCCTGCTGAACTACCTGATCGGCCAGGCCGCCGTCCCCGAGTACCAGGTGCGCTGGCGTTGGACGCCGAACAGCGTCGCCATCTGGGACAACCGCTCCACCCAGCACTACGCCGTCCAGGACTACTGGCCCGCCGTCCGCAAGATGGAGCGCGCCGGAATCGTCGGCGACAGACCGTTCTGA
- a CDS encoding MFS transporter translates to MGFLTTAEPAPGRTVSGSSEWPVSRRYAWAVFALSFGLLLSDYMSRQVLNAVFPMLKADWLLSDARLGSLSGIVALAVGLLTFPLSLLADRWGRVRSLVAAATMWSLATLGCAVAASYDQMFTGRLFVGIGEAAYGSVGIAVVLSVFPRALRATLSGAFIAGGAFGSVLGISIGGAVAQAYGWRWAFGVMGVFGLVLAGVYAVVVTEKRLAPRHPAEGGAATDGRERLRVLLPRLFSSVSVISAYIGSGLQLFIAGALISWLPSYFNRYYDMPTAKAGATAGLFALMIGIGMIAGGIASDRISRRVPIRKWAVAISCSVGSLVLLMTAFRLPAGPVQLLVLGLGTLLCAGTAGPGAAMVANLTPAAIAATAFATLTLAQSLLGLAPGPAVTGWLADRLGLLGALRLVPLVAIAATAAFLIGRHSYHRDLRRLTGVAPGAEPKQTEAPA, encoded by the coding sequence ATGGGGTTTCTCACCACTGCGGAACCCGCCCCGGGCAGAACCGTTTCCGGTTCCTCGGAGTGGCCCGTGTCCCGGCGCTACGCCTGGGCAGTCTTTGCACTGAGTTTCGGACTCCTACTCTCGGACTACATGTCCCGGCAGGTCCTCAACGCCGTCTTCCCGATGCTGAAGGCCGACTGGCTGCTCTCGGACGCCCGACTGGGCTCCCTCAGCGGCATCGTGGCGCTGGCGGTCGGTCTGCTCACCTTCCCGCTCTCACTGCTGGCCGACCGATGGGGCAGGGTGAGATCCCTGGTCGCCGCGGCCACGATGTGGAGCCTGGCGACCCTGGGCTGCGCGGTGGCGGCGAGCTACGACCAGATGTTCACCGGCCGGCTCTTCGTCGGCATCGGTGAGGCCGCGTACGGCAGTGTCGGCATCGCCGTGGTCCTCAGCGTCTTCCCGCGCGCCCTGCGGGCGACGCTCTCGGGGGCCTTCATCGCAGGCGGGGCCTTCGGCTCGGTCCTGGGCATATCCATCGGCGGCGCCGTGGCCCAGGCGTACGGCTGGCGCTGGGCGTTCGGTGTGATGGGCGTCTTCGGTCTGGTGCTCGCGGGCGTCTACGCGGTCGTGGTCACGGAGAAGCGGCTGGCCCCGCGGCATCCGGCCGAGGGCGGGGCCGCCACGGACGGGCGCGAGCGTCTGCGCGTGCTCCTCCCCCGGCTCTTCTCGTCCGTCTCCGTGATCAGCGCCTACATCGGCAGCGGTCTGCAGCTGTTCATCGCGGGTGCGCTGATCTCCTGGCTGCCCAGCTACTTCAACCGTTACTACGACATGCCGACCGCGAAAGCCGGTGCGACGGCAGGACTCTTCGCCCTGATGATCGGAATCGGCATGATCGCCGGAGGCATCGCCTCGGACCGGATCAGCCGGCGCGTCCCGATCCGCAAGTGGGCCGTCGCCATCAGCTGCAGCGTGGGATCCCTCGTCCTGCTGATGACCGCGTTCCGCCTGCCGGCCGGCCCCGTACAGCTGCTGGTGCTGGGGCTGGGGACCCTGCTGTGCGCCGGAACGGCCGGGCCGGGGGCCGCCATGGTGGCGAACCTGACCCCCGCGGCCATCGCCGCGACGGCGTTCGCCACGCTCACGCTGGCCCAGAGCCTGCTCGGACTCGCCCCCGGCCCCGCGGTCACCGGATGGCTCGCGGACCGGCTCGGTCTGCTCGGCGCGCTCCGGCTCGTCCCGCTCGTGGCGATCGCGGCCACCGCGGCCTTCCTGATCGGCCGCCACTCCTACCACCGTGATCTGCGCCGTCTGACCGGGGTCGCCCCGGGGGCGGAGCCGAAGCAGACGGAGGCGCCCGCATGA
- a CDS encoding RBBP9/YdeN family alpha/beta hydrolase, which yields MSRTTESVIVIVPGLRDHVEEHWQTLLADRLTEAGRTVRTVPPPAQDRLSRGARVAALDEVMVRIAGPVVLVAHSAGVVTTVHWSRRHPAQVQVQGALLVTPPDFERPLPDGYPTPEMLDETGWIPVPRSPLPFPSIVAASSNDPLGTLGRVAELARNWGGRLVELGDVGHLNPASGHGLWPRAEELLRELEHS from the coding sequence ATGAGCCGTACCACCGAGTCGGTGATCGTGATCGTCCCCGGCCTGCGCGACCACGTCGAGGAGCACTGGCAGACCCTGCTGGCGGACCGGCTCACCGAGGCCGGGCGTACCGTCCGCACCGTTCCCCCGCCGGCGCAGGACCGGCTGAGCCGCGGAGCCCGCGTCGCCGCACTGGACGAGGTGATGGTGCGGATCGCGGGGCCCGTCGTACTGGTCGCCCACAGCGCCGGTGTCGTCACCACCGTCCACTGGTCCCGGCGCCACCCTGCGCAGGTGCAGGTACAGGGGGCGCTCCTGGTGACCCCGCCGGACTTCGAGCGGCCGTTGCCGGACGGCTACCCCACCCCCGAGATGCTCGACGAGACCGGCTGGATCCCGGTGCCCCGCTCGCCCCTCCCCTTCCCCAGCATCGTCGCGGCCAGCTCGAACGACCCGCTGGGCACACTCGGGCGGGTCGCCGAGCTGGCCCGGAACTGGGGCGGCCGCCTCGTGGAACTCGGCGACGTCGGCCACCTCAACCCCGCCTCCGGCCATGGCCTGTGGCCGCGCGCGGAAGAACTGCTCCGCGAGCTCGAACACAGCTGA
- a CDS encoding transglycosylase domain-containing protein, whose product MAGRGQSRDGRSASEGSGGADPGRRGRSGSRARPRERSVRLDVLRQALARALAPAVALARTQLPRLRPDFPRPGRTGWRRWVPSWRQWLGACLYAFLGVVGFVTIAYAVTDIPDDLNSFAKQQDNVYYWADGSTMARTGWVSRQEMPLDKVPPKVRGAVLAAENASFYSDPGVSPSGVLRAVRAGLTGGETQGGSTITQQYVKNAYLNQDRTLSRKFTELLLALKLDNRKSKDRIFQDYLNTSWFGRGTYGIQRASQAYYGKDVSQLDPSEGAFLASLLKGAGLYDPTLGKENHERAVERWNWILDRMVETGQLSRAERATYTKFPEPSASSLVGIPGAQTGYLVEMAKAYTIKSGHIKESDFDLGGYQIYTTFDQARMTALTAAVQETQKDFDAERRPDTDKHAKIGAASVAPDGRLLAVYGGPDYLKQGFNESNATTIPVGTAFTPIVYAAALDEGVLRTRGKARTPVSPSSTYDGNDQVTVQTPEGPYWDRSGKVVKGRNDGGRNWGQVSLRQAVANSVNTSMLQLGLDVGLDRVEAFAQRSGLLESSLGPRIPGFALGENSTPSAIRMAGAYQTFAADGMHTDPYSVRSVTRNGAAVPLDGPKPTRAVSAKTARAVTDALQDAVTEGSAKTVAKAHPGAAGKTGTTAANTAGWFVASTEQESTAVVVYRMSLTDLVPLPLTGLGGDAPGTLGSERAVRLWGDYIKAVK is encoded by the coding sequence ATGGCCGGTAGGGGGCAATCTCGGGACGGGCGGTCGGCTTCGGAGGGAAGCGGTGGAGCCGACCCGGGCCGCCGGGGGAGGTCGGGGTCGCGGGCCCGGCCACGGGAGCGTTCCGTCCGGCTCGATGTCCTCAGGCAGGCCCTCGCACGGGCCCTCGCCCCGGCCGTCGCCCTGGCGCGCACACAGCTGCCGCGCCTGCGACCCGACTTCCCGCGGCCGGGCCGCACCGGCTGGCGCCGGTGGGTGCCCTCGTGGCGCCAGTGGCTGGGCGCTTGCCTGTACGCGTTCCTCGGCGTAGTGGGATTCGTCACAATCGCGTACGCGGTAACGGACATACCAGACGATCTCAACTCCTTTGCCAAGCAACAGGACAACGTCTACTACTGGGCCGACGGCTCCACGATGGCCCGGACGGGCTGGGTCAGCCGCCAGGAGATGCCGCTGGACAAGGTGCCCCCCAAGGTCCGCGGAGCGGTTCTCGCGGCCGAGAACGCGAGCTTCTACTCGGATCCCGGAGTCTCCCCGTCCGGTGTCCTGCGCGCGGTGCGCGCGGGACTGACGGGGGGCGAGACCCAGGGCGGGTCCACCATCACGCAGCAGTACGTGAAGAACGCCTATCTGAACCAGGACCGCACCCTCTCCCGGAAGTTCACCGAGCTCCTGCTCGCCCTGAAGCTGGACAACCGGAAGAGCAAGGACCGGATCTTCCAGGACTACCTCAACACCAGCTGGTTCGGGCGCGGGACCTACGGCATCCAGCGCGCGTCCCAGGCGTACTACGGCAAGGACGTCTCACAGCTGGACCCCAGCGAGGGCGCCTTCCTGGCCTCCCTCCTCAAGGGCGCCGGCCTCTACGACCCCACTCTCGGCAAGGAGAACCACGAGCGGGCCGTCGAACGCTGGAACTGGATCCTGGACCGCATGGTCGAGACCGGCCAGCTCTCGCGCGCCGAGCGCGCCACCTACACGAAGTTCCCCGAGCCCTCCGCCTCGTCCCTCGTCGGCATACCCGGCGCGCAGACCGGCTACCTGGTCGAGATGGCCAAGGCGTACACGATCAAGTCCGGGCACATCAAGGAGTCCGACTTCGACCTCGGCGGCTACCAGATCTACACGACCTTCGACCAGGCCCGGATGACCGCGCTGACCGCCGCCGTCCAGGAGACCCAGAAGGACTTCGACGCGGAGCGGCGTCCCGACACCGACAAGCACGCCAAGATCGGCGCGGCGAGCGTCGCCCCCGACGGGCGGCTGCTCGCCGTGTACGGAGGCCCCGACTACCTGAAGCAGGGCTTCAACGAGTCGAACGCGACGACGATCCCGGTCGGCACGGCGTTCACGCCGATCGTCTACGCCGCCGCGCTCGACGAAGGGGTACTGCGCACGCGTGGCAAGGCCCGTACGCCGGTCTCCCCCTCCAGCACCTACGACGGCAATGACCAGGTGACCGTGCAGACGCCCGAGGGCCCGTACTGGGACCGGAGCGGCAAGGTGGTGAAGGGACGCAACGACGGCGGCCGCAACTGGGGTCAGGTGTCCTTGCGCCAGGCCGTGGCCAACTCCGTCAACACGTCCATGCTCCAGCTCGGCCTCGACGTCGGCCTCGACCGGGTGGAGGCGTTCGCCCAGCGCTCGGGGCTGCTCGAATCGAGCCTCGGCCCGCGGATCCCCGGATTCGCCCTCGGGGAGAACTCGACGCCCAGCGCGATCCGGATGGCCGGCGCCTACCAGACCTTCGCCGCCGACGGCATGCACACCGACCCGTACTCGGTGCGCTCGGTCACCCGCAACGGCGCCGCGGTGCCGCTCGACGGGCCGAAGCCGACCCGGGCAGTGAGCGCCAAGACCGCCCGCGCGGTGACGGACGCCCTGCAGGACGCCGTCACCGAGGGGTCGGCGAAGACGGTGGCCAAGGCGCACCCCGGTGCGGCGGGCAAGACGGGGACGACCGCCGCCAACACGGCGGGCTGGTTCGTGGCCAGTACCGAGCAGGAGTCCACGGCCGTCGTGGTCTACCGGATGTCGTTGACCGACCTGGTTCCGCTGCCGCTGACGGGGCTGGGGGGCGACGCCCCGGGCACGCTCGGCAGCGAGAGGGCGGTGCGCCTGTGGGGCGACTACATCAAGGCGGTGAAGTAG
- a CDS encoding amidase domain-containing protein — protein sequence MLAYSATAVPGPRAADRATADSFARMADDVLSQRTQALVEDQPGHHGGGQAGPKTRMSAQLKKDEDAAIQSLRSRKTRLAELGEAYTGADTRVVVDRATVTGGKAVVQVTEQTTLTYKKLRGDEPDTTDIGTRYELTLTSKRGGGWELTSIKSQEKGPVAVNEPVAAPANVVKDDGNQYPDGTPASTKYPATPKPKAKTGGAYDYAAMAKYAEKYWSNYNPAYRKYNGAGGDCTNFISQALKAGGWKAVPGSSTDYRNWWYDGARQSDSWVGVNEWAWFTLSNQRAANLANVYQADVGDILQMDFNRDGSKDHSMMVTYRSSAGMPYLTYHSTNTYRKSLASIIASYPNATYYAYRT from the coding sequence ATGCTTGCGTACTCCGCGACCGCGGTTCCCGGACCCCGTGCGGCTGACCGTGCCACCGCCGACTCCTTCGCCCGCATGGCCGACGATGTGCTCTCGCAGCGCACGCAGGCCCTGGTCGAGGACCAGCCGGGGCACCACGGCGGCGGCCAGGCCGGCCCGAAGACCCGTATGTCGGCCCAGCTGAAGAAGGACGAGGACGCCGCGATCCAGTCGCTGCGGTCCCGCAAGACGCGACTGGCGGAGCTCGGCGAGGCCTACACGGGCGCCGACACCCGCGTCGTCGTGGACCGGGCCACGGTCACCGGTGGGAAGGCCGTCGTCCAGGTCACCGAGCAGACCACCCTCACCTACAAGAAACTCCGGGGGGACGAGCCGGACACTACGGACATCGGGACGCGCTACGAGCTGACGCTCACCAGCAAGCGGGGAGGTGGCTGGGAGCTGACGTCGATCAAGTCGCAGGAGAAGGGCCCCGTCGCGGTCAACGAGCCCGTGGCGGCCCCGGCGAACGTCGTCAAGGACGACGGCAACCAGTACCCGGACGGCACGCCGGCGTCCACGAAGTACCCCGCGACGCCGAAGCCCAAGGCCAAGACGGGTGGCGCCTACGACTACGCCGCGATGGCGAAGTACGCGGAGAAGTACTGGAGCAACTACAACCCCGCGTACCGGAAGTACAACGGGGCAGGGGGTGACTGCACCAACTTCATCAGCCAGGCGTTGAAGGCGGGCGGCTGGAAGGCCGTTCCGGGCTCCTCGACGGACTACCGGAACTGGTGGTACGACGGCGCCCGCCAGAGCGACTCCTGGGTCGGTGTGAACGAGTGGGCCTGGTTCACGCTGTCCAACCAGCGGGCCGCCAACCTGGCCAACGTCTACCAGGCGGACGTCGGTGACATCCTCCAGATGGACTTCAACCGGGACGGTTCCAAGGACCACTCCATGATGGTGACCTACCGCAGCAGCGCCGGGATGCCGTACCTCACGTACCACTCCACCAACACGT